The window ATGCTATGCAGATATTACCACAGTACAGTAACATTAAGGAGAATTGCATCAGATTCTCTCGAATAGTAAGTATACCAATTCTCGCCTTCGCTCTAGTTTCCCTAACAAGATGGTGCTCGGTCGCACTCACATCAAAGAGGTGGCATCTAAGAGGAAGCTGGAGCTCAACAACTACGTCCACAACCTGATGAGGAGTTCCACAGAGGTCACGCAGGTACACACATTATTACTCACTGTGGACTCACTACAGTATACAAGCCTTGCAACTTAATTGGAAATGGCACAATCATAGCTAGAAACAGGGAAttctcaaaacttttttttcataatcaatATTAAAGACTATTTTTTACCAGTTTTACCAGTAATGGAAAAAATGGGGCTTCTATGTCCTATGCATaatgaaacatttacatttttacttgcAAACTCATTTGCATCCTTTCGTCCCCCTCCCGCGGTATAATAACTGAATTTTAATCACATGACTGTTGCTCTCAACATAGTGGTTAAACTCTTACCAGCTTTGTTCAGTTGTccagaattaaatgtttttacaggTTTCTAATTCTTACTTATGTTTTATCTTGTGGTAAAATTTTAGATGAGATTTATTGACTGATCTGGATTGAATATAACTATTTTAAGCttagatttgttttcttttcctgacGTAAGCACCTCAGTGCATGGTttgaaaatacaacattaaTTTCTGTTTTACAGCTTCTGGCtatgataaacatttttttgtttttttttgacgGTTTAATTTTAGagattttattgtttctttgtttttaagatAATATGCCTTTCAAACTAGCCCATTGGTTTTGGGGCCACTGTTGGTATTCTGCACCAGTCAGTGAAAAATAACATGTTCTCTGTTTCTAGTGTGACCTGGTCTACACCTTCTTTCATCCAATTGCACGAGACGACAAGACAGAAGGTTTAGATGCCACGCCAAAAGCACCAGGTAAATAAAACCTGCATTTTTAAGTCCCATCCTCAAGTATTTGATAATCTGTCATATAACCTTGTTATACTCAGTGTATGACAAGGTTATATGATAGCAAGTTAGGTTATAGATTGCAAGTTAAACAATTTAGCTGTCATGTTGGTAATCATTTAATAATTCTAGTTTTTTATTGCTTTCCAAAGGCTGTGTCAATTTGATATGGGTGTATTCTCCTTGTAACAACTTCATGAATGTGATGTGGTATCTGATTGTTGCAGAGCCTCCACTGAGTCCCACTTCTGGCCGGGTGGAAGGAGAAGTAAAGCTCTCAATCTCCTACCGGAACAGCACTCTCTTCATCATGGTCATGCACATTCGAGATCTGGTAAAGTTATTTCATACATATCCTGATAGAGTTACATGCTGTTTCATTATTAGTTTGTGTGTCTACCTGCTGTCATACTAATAATCCATCGTCTCCACCTCAGGTTTCCGAGGATGGAACAGATCCCAACCCATATGTGAAAACCTACCTGCTTCCAGATCCACAGAAGACTTCCAAACGCAAGACCAAGATCTCGAGGAAAACCAGGAACCCTACTTTCAATGAGATGGTAAGGAAATACTAAACATTATTGCCTATATTTATATGTTCTTCAACTCAAAGACATAGACATTGGGGTTGTATAAacgtaaaaataaacattcacttgtccctcctcttcctctgcagttGGTGTACAGTGGCTACAGCAAGGAATCCCTGGGCCTGCGGGAGCTACAACTGAGCGTGCTCAGCGCCGAGTCGCTGCGTGAGAACTACTTTCTGGGCGGCATCACGCTAAGACTCAAAGACTTTGACCTCAGCAAGGAGACGGTCAAGTGGTACAAACTTACAGCCGTCCCCTACTTCTAAGCCCCCACCTGCCTCTCCGACCTCTCCAGAAACAGGCTGCATTCACATCACATGGGAAAGTTGGCAGATGCAGCCTTACTTGAAAATCACCTCAGTTTCAGTTCATAAAAAATTTACTTAAGCACTTGGCAGTGGGGGGGATTTCTTTCAAGGATTCTGACATTATCAAATTTTAAGTATATGTtgtgatattttcatttcaaatctaACAAACCAAACGGACCATTTCTTTAACAGTTTGTTGATGAAAAGCATGTATATGTGTTGGATAACTGATCGGTATTGGCTGGTTCTATAGAGTTTCATTATGGTATTCTTACAGCTACTACAGGTTGAACACCTCCAAACCGTTGTTTGTAATAATGACCATGTTGCTTCTGTGATTTTTCCCATATGACATGAATGCAGACTTAAAAACTCCTTCAGACGCACCCTCAAAGGGCGATCAAACAGACCGATTCTCAAACCCTCAAAGAGGAACCTTGCTCTCcattcttccctttttttctttaactaatCAAGattgtttctgtgatgaacAATCTCCACTTAttgtgtctctcttttttcctaAAATATAACAAAGAGCTGTaatgttttgtacattttgataTTAGAGGACCAAAACGGCTTACTTTCAAAAGAGTATATATAGattgacacatttattttttaagaaatagaaaagggggctcatttttacattttccttgtttattttctatatagACAAATAGGAGGCATCAAGGTTTCCTGCTTTGCAGCAGACACGTCTGGGTAGATTAGTCCAACATACCAGATTCCAGGAAATCATCATCATCGATTCCCCAAGAATGTGCCAAAAGTAAAGAGAGGGAAAGTAAATCATACCACTCTCCCAAGTAGGGAGCTGAACAGGGTGCCTTTGTTTGTGCTCACAATCTCTATAATGCTCATCTTGGCCTTActgctatatatatattttattaacaATCTGACATGTCCTTATTAAAGAAAAATCTATATTCTGTAAAGCTATATCAGTAATTCTTCCAGAGCAGGTCTAAAGGTTTTTTTGTAACAGTGGACTGCCACTAAATGCACACTACCAGGTCTCTCTTGATTACTTGACTATTTTCACACAGCACACCTTAAAGGGGAATTTGTATCATAAGCTTTGAATCACACTCTGTGCTCTGGATGAAGAGAATATGGTTGCTCAATATCTCTGATCATAAGTCAGTTCAGTGTTTCCTTCAGGTGGTTTAAAACCACATGTCAGAGTTTTCAAAATTAATTTCAGAGACTTTGTAAAGACTGGTGTCTGGACATGAGGCTGATTCAGCTCAGGCAACAATACCACACTCACTCCCAGTGCCTAATAGTGGTGTAATGACGCCGTGATGATTAAATGGGTAAACTGTTAACTTAAACTGCCAGTGAAGTTCAGATCCAGCaaggttttattttcacatgaaaTACATTCTGACTTTTGAGGCAAACTGAACATAGATCAGTGCTTTGAAGGCAACTTTATCTTAAAACATCTCCACAAAAAGGGAACAAGATCCTGAGCAAGAGATTAGCTGCTTTCCTCTCCACTTGCTAACTATAAAttgttgttaatgtttaatAAAGAAATTAAGGTGAATTTatctgaaaagttttttttaagagaagatctacaaaacatttgtgaTCTAAGGGCAACACTCACACTATGAATATTAGTGACTTGATCCACTCTTTTAGTGACTGTACAAAGAACGCAAGCAGATTTTGTATTAACATGGCCAGTTATTTATTCTTAATTGGTGACCTGTAACCCGAATGGATCAGTGTGTACTGTAATCCCTCTTTCCTAAAgcatattaaatgtttttggaaCCAATATTatgtgatattttgtttgtttctgttataTTAAACAGAAGTTGCACTGAAGGTGAAGTGCATGAATTATAGACACGTGGCAAGTTGTTAATTGCCATACAGTATGAACCATTACAGTGAAACAGTCATTGGCAATGAAATTCTTATGTCTTGGTGCTTTTACAGATACtgtacatattaaaaaaaatcatgtaagTGCAACAAAATTTGAAAACTAGTTGCACATAGATATGTTTTGATCCATAAATATGAACTTTGAAGTGCTTTATAACATTTTTATCCAAATAAGTGCAGCGTGAGTAACCTATAAGATTGAATCCCTTGAAATCATGGTACAGTACAGTTGTTTACTTCTACAACTGCAGTTACACTTATGACTGCCAATTAATACAGATGTGAATTTAGTTAGTTCCATACAAGATGGGAGAAAGGTGGCCTGTCACATGTTTTtagcaaaaataataattataagaGTTTTAAACATTCTTTAAATATGTGAGATCCCTAACTATTCATCATATTTCATAATCTGTGCCGGGCTGGAAGAGTAAAACCTtgtgcaggaagtcagtcaattaAGGGAGCTTAGGATCCTGGTATCAGTGAGCATCTTAACAATACATACACAATATATGTGCTTGCTTTAAGCCTGATTCCCACCATTaactttcagggtttttttGCAAGGTACAAAGTTTGAGCTCCCATTATAGAAAATTCCCCGTCTGCATTTTCCCAAAGTTTCCCAAAACAGAAGATGATgccaaatgtcttgttttgtccacaacccaacgTTATTTAGTTTACTGTCATGGAGGAGGTACTGGAAACAAAATCACTCTAACTCAGTCAATTATCACTAAAGTTGGTGACTAATAGTTGACAAGCAATTGGTTGTCAATTGTTGCAGATCATGTATATTTCTCTATACTTCTCTAACAGCAGCGATGGGCCACCACAGCAAttaattgttaaaaaacaaGGAAATCAATAAATTACTCTTCGACAAGTGACAGCGTGTTAAAGGACTAACATTGACTACTACTACTCCCATCCACCGGTTTTAACAGACAAGAATTGTAAGGGTAAATACTGGGATCATAATTTAGGACAGCTACAGGTTCCACATAATATCTACAGGATCATTTTACTTATGAGAATAGAAGAGTACGAGTCTGATTAGGGGATTTGTGGAAAAATCTGGAActgcagttgttgtttttaaacctGATAATGTATCCATACAAGAAAACATCTGAAGTATCTGAAGTAAACAGGAAGTATCGTCGAACCTGCCTGCGCACAGCTGATCGTGACGTCACTCGTCAACATGGCGGACTGGAACAGAGGTAATGTCTTTGACACGTATTCATTTCTAAATGTTAAGACTTTGACCGCCTCTAGCAGGGCAGAGCTAACCTCACAGCGATGTAATGGAGTTCATAACATAAACTACAGTTCAGACTAGTAGTTCAATTTGTGTCTGGGTTTGTTTCCTCACTTAGAGCCGAACACAAGTCTGGagctagctagcaggctaactaGCTGAAGACTTAAACGTTTTAGAGCTTCTGGGTTAATGTTGCTGTCCGAACATGAAACAGCTCTGAACTACAATGAAAATACCAACATTATTGTCTCAGATGTTAGTGATAAGCTTGATTTAATATGAGCACATAGTTACCATCTAAAACTCCGAGGATGAGATGAACTCTTGTTAGCCTTGTATATTTAAACTTGTAAATTAGCTTGTTTACTGTCGGTAACGTTACATTGAGGAACAAACAGAACCTTGTTAACAGGACATGGAAAATCATGTTTCCTGTAACATAAATCTGTGTCTATTCCACATCTCACACCCCGACAGAACTTACCTTACCCTAACCCCAGCCAGTCATCCGCTAGCTGTGCCAGAAACTTAAAGGAttactccaccaattttacacattgaagtgtgtttacagatcttGGGGAGCACTGCTGCATATGTcaaaataagtaataaaaagCCTTccgtggctccagaggaagctggatGTAATGTGATAAACCTCCTCCAGGGTTGTAACCCAGTGGCTAGGCAAGTAACAGAGCGATGGAGCCATGACATATTTTTGTTGGCTGAcacagaagttagcatcactCTGGTTCCCTCTTTGGGATTTCTTAATTGAATTTTGGAATATCACCATCTAAAGTCGCCCTGTAAAGAAAAAGTATACATAATGTCTACAGTAAGTGCCTACTCAAACTAAGTTAATTCTTTAACCACTGTTTCCAGGTCATGGCTCTGTGGAAGACATGCTGGATGCCGAAAACAAACGGATAGCCGAGAACCTGGCCAATAAAGTCTCCAGACTGAAATCTGTGAGTCACAACCAACAGTCACTCTCTTCATCTACCTGTATCATAATTTTCAATaaatctgtaaatgttttttagaCAAGGCAATTCCTCAGGTTTAACCACCTAAATCATACATAAATCAGATAAGAAAGTTTAAAGATTGAGGGTGTCATATGGGACAGAATGTAAAGCCCCTTGAGACATGCTTGGGACCATAAGATAAATAATGAATTACTTGACACTGATGTACAGGATGTTCTTTTCTTGAAATCTGCATTGATGTCTGTagttgatttatttcattaatcCTCTGTTTATGAAAGTGCAAGACCTgccattttaactttttatcctCTGTCCCGTCTCTGAATCTGACAGCTGGCATTCGACATCGATAGAGAAGTAGATGATCAAAACGAGTATCTGGACGGCATGGTGAGTCCTTCCAATCCATGAAGCCATATAGAAATTTTATAGGATAGAAGTACACCAAATGACTGCCATTAAAAAGGCTTCAAAACAAGAAGCTGCTGTCCACTGACCTTCAGATACAGCCACACAACTTTTCTgggtttaaatgcatttttttaatgtacagGGGTGTTAAATAACAGATTGTCTGAAATATTATGCCTGTGACACTCTCCAATTTGTGAAAGCCCTTTCACaatcttttccctctctcctctcctttgtcTACAAGGACTCGAACTTCCTAAGTGCAACAGGTCTGCTGACCGGCAGCGTGAAACGTTTCTCCACCATGGTCCGATCCGGCAGAGACAACCGCCGCATCCTCTGCTACGTGTCTGTGGGCCTGGTCCTGGTCTTCTTCCTGCTATATTACCTGGTCTCCAGAATTCAACGCTGACAGGAAAACCAGATCACCGAGGAGCTGGTCCTAATGTGGAGCTCAGACTGTAGAATCTGACATCATAATCATCTCTGTGGTTGTCCTGCACATGAGAAGACTTTTTATTCTGCACCAAAGTGAGAAAACAAACCGgattgttgaaaacattttgttgatttgttggaCTGACCAGCAGGGAGTTTTGGTGCAGGGGAAACGGTAGTGGGTGTGGTCATGCCTAATGAATATTATATGCCTGGACTTGGGGCTTTTCCACTGGGCACGGTTCCTTCCTACGGCAGCCAGGAAATCTTAATATGGGTGAATTGAAGGTACAGCCTTAATGCAGCACAGGTGGGAGTGGCACCAACTACAGCTGATATTTCATCACAGGGTAGCTGGGTCTCGGTTCCAGACTGAAAAATTATTTAATGCAAGTTTTGAGTCCTACCTACGCAAATTCAAAATTacttaaatatattttgaagACTAAAAAACAGGGTAGTGTTGACTTTTGACCCACATAGcgtgaaaagacaaaaaatcaAGACAGCTACTGTCATGAgggaaaatattacattttgctttttctttatgAAGTTTAATTTCCATTTCGATTGATGTCAACATGCATAATTTGCTATTTCCTGTCAAAACCtaagacttttatttattttattttatttttaaagatgtttagTGTTCAGTCTGGAGTAGTGATGGGGATTTGGACACAGCATGTGACGATTTGCTGTTTTAGCGTAGGAAGTGACACCACCACTTGATATTGGCTGGCCTTGGGTGCACCAGGTGATGTCACCATGTGTTGAAAGACTGTCAACTAactgtttcattttcatgtctctttgttttttttaattttaaggcTCATTGTTAACACAGgtctgtgaaagcagcttgCTGTTGACTTTTTTGTAATCTAatgatttttatatattttgttcaATTGATTGACAGGAGATAAGATTGTAggccaaaactacatactgtaACATGTGATTctattttttctaaaaaattatttaaacatcagtttgttcagctgtgttttacTTCAGCTCATGAGCAGTATTAGttcattgtgtgtttgcagttcaGCCTGTTTCCTTCAAATAATAGAGAGGAATAATTGGGACCTGTTCTGTTTGTGCTGTACAGGGACATTTCCATCGTTATAACTTGTCttctaaaattatatttcacaTCCAGTCCTTctgaaagagacaaaagaaGATTTAAGAGGGTAATAAAGAGTTTACTTTCTTTGTCTGTTTACATTCCTGCTGTCTGGACTGCTAATTAGCCACAGCACACAAATGGTTTTAATTATGGAACTTGTAGGAGATAATAGCAAAAAATATATCTATAGCACAGTCTTCATCAACAAAGAgaagaatatttttattttcataacaTAGTATGACTGAGATAAATTGTATTTCAATAACCAAATGGAAATGAGTTATAATTTAATAAAAGACCGATTGCAACAGTATATCACATATAACAAGtctgatttttatttcttttatatttatgtgAATGTTATTTCCCAATATGAAATTATAAATGCTTCATGTTCAAACCAGGAATAAAGTTCTTAAATGTTGCTTTTAAGTAtaataaaagatttttaaaaaaatattgaaatcacACTTTAACAACCTTGTTGTAGTTACAGAATGTAACCCCCCTACATACACATATTTTTGTATTCTAGTAAGTTTATGAATTAATCAGCTCTGCAGTGCGGAAGTTTTTAccacaaaaaatataatttgaaaaacaaaattaaagacTGGACATATGAGTTTGTTGAAATGGAATTTAACATGCAATAAATTGTCTTTAAATTTTGATTATCTGAACCCTGTGAagttctttctgtgtgtgtatgttat is drawn from Sparus aurata chromosome 8, fSpaAur1.1, whole genome shotgun sequence and contains these coding sequences:
- the bet1l gene encoding BET1-like protein yields the protein MADWNRGHGSVEDMLDAENKRIAENLANKVSRLKSLAFDIDREVDDQNEYLDGMDSNFLSATGLLTGSVKRFSTMVRSGRDNRRILCYVSVGLVLVFFLLYYLVSRIQR